The following coding sequences lie in one Rhizobium rhododendri genomic window:
- a CDS encoding FMN-binding glutamate synthase family protein, with the protein MSYQNPPTTPRSSATFDEYTMSEIRRAAATGIYDIRGGGAKRKLPHFDDLLFLGASISRYPLEGYREKCETNVVLGSRFAKKPIELKIPITIAGMSFGSLSGPAKEALGRGATIAGTSTTTGDGGMTEEERGHSQILVYQYLPSRYGMNPKDLRRADAIEIVIGQGAKPGGGGMLLGQKISDRVADMRTLPKGIDQRSASRHPDWTGPDDLEIKIMELREITNWEKPIYVKVGGARPYYDTALAVKAGADVVVLDGMQGGTAATQEVFIENVGMPTLACIRPAVQALQDLGMHRKVQLIISGGIRNGADVAKALALGADAVSIGTAALVAIGENDPRWAAEYAALGTTAEAYDDWHEGKDPAGITTQDPELMKRVDPVAAGRRLANYLKVMTLEAQTIARACGKNHVHNLEPEDLCALTIEASGMAQVPLAGTSWIPGKGGF; encoded by the coding sequence ATGAGCTACCAGAACCCGCCGACCACGCCACGTTCCTCGGCAACCTTCGACGAATATACGATGTCGGAAATCCGCCGGGCTGCGGCAACCGGCATCTATGATATCAGAGGCGGCGGCGCCAAGCGCAAGCTGCCGCATTTCGACGACCTGCTGTTTCTCGGCGCTTCGATCTCGCGCTATCCGCTGGAAGGCTACCGCGAAAAGTGTGAGACCAATGTCGTGCTTGGCAGCCGCTTCGCCAAGAAGCCGATCGAACTCAAGATCCCGATCACCATTGCCGGCATGAGCTTCGGATCGCTATCAGGCCCGGCCAAGGAAGCGCTCGGACGTGGCGCGACGATCGCCGGGACTTCGACCACAACCGGCGACGGCGGTATGACGGAGGAAGAGCGCGGCCATTCGCAGATCCTCGTCTACCAGTACCTGCCATCGCGCTACGGCATGAACCCCAAGGACCTGCGCCGCGCCGACGCCATTGAGATCGTCATCGGACAAGGCGCCAAGCCCGGCGGTGGCGGGATGCTGCTCGGCCAGAAGATATCGGACCGGGTCGCCGACATGCGCACCCTTCCGAAGGGCATCGACCAGCGCTCTGCCTCGCGCCACCCCGATTGGACCGGGCCCGACGATCTTGAGATCAAGATCATGGAGTTGCGCGAAATCACCAACTGGGAAAAGCCGATCTATGTGAAGGTCGGCGGCGCCCGTCCCTACTATGACACGGCACTTGCGGTAAAAGCCGGCGCCGATGTCGTGGTCCTCGACGGCATGCAGGGCGGCACGGCGGCAACGCAGGAAGTCTTTATCGAGAATGTGGGCATGCCGACGCTCGCCTGCATCCGTCCCGCAGTACAGGCGCTGCAGGATCTCGGCATGCATCGCAAGGTGCAGCTGATCATCTCCGGCGGCATCCGCAATGGTGCCGATGTTGCAAAGGCTCTGGCGCTCGGCGCCGATGCCGTCTCGATCGGTACGGCAGCGCTGGTTGCCATTGGCGAAAACGACCCGCGCTGGGCAGCAGAATATGCGGCGCTCGGCACGACAGCCGAAGCCTATGACGATTGGCACGAAGGCAAGGACCCGGCGGGCATCACCACCCAGGATCCGGAACTGATGAAGCGCGTCGACCCGGTTGCTGCCGGGCGCCGGCTTGCCAATTATCTGAAGGTGATGACGCTGGAAGCGCAAACCATCGCCAGGGCCTGCGGAAAGAACCACGTACACAATCTGGAGCCGGAAGATCTGTGCGCGTTGACGATCGAGGCGTCGGGCATGGCGCAGGTGCCGCTGGCCGGCACCTCCTGGATCCCCGGCAAGGGCGGCTTCTGA
- the glnT gene encoding type III glutamate--ammonia ligase: MTINLETWAKERGVKYFMISYTDLFGGQRAKLVPSQAIAGMQADGAGFAGFATWLDMTPAHPDLFAVPDASSAIQLPWKKDVAWVAADCVMEGKLVEQAPRNVLKKLIAEAKALGKRVKTGVEAEFFLITADGEQISDKYDTADKPCYDQQAVMRRYDVITEICDYMLELGWGPYQNDHEDANGQFEMNWEFDDALITADKHSFFKFMVKSVAEKHGLRATFMPKPFKGLTGNGCHCHISVWDTDGKTNVFADKSMDFGLSSEGRQFLGGIMKHASALAAITNPTVNSYKRINAPRTTSGATWSPNTVTWTGNNRTHMVRVPGPGRFELRLPDGAVNPYLLQAVIIAAGLDGLNTNADPGRHYDIDMYAEGHLVKDAPRLPLNLLDALREYDKDEGLKQAMGLEFSAAFVKLKHQEWNSYASHFTQWERDTTLDI; the protein is encoded by the coding sequence ATGACGATCAATCTCGAGACGTGGGCGAAGGAACGCGGCGTCAAATACTTTATGATCAGCTACACTGACCTGTTCGGCGGCCAGCGGGCAAAGCTCGTACCAAGCCAGGCGATTGCAGGCATGCAGGCCGATGGTGCCGGTTTCGCTGGCTTTGCCACCTGGCTCGACATGACGCCGGCGCATCCGGATCTGTTTGCAGTGCCCGATGCCTCGTCGGCCATCCAGCTGCCGTGGAAGAAGGATGTTGCTTGGGTTGCAGCCGATTGTGTGATGGAGGGCAAGCTGGTCGAGCAGGCGCCGCGCAACGTGCTGAAGAAGCTGATTGCCGAGGCCAAGGCGCTTGGAAAGCGCGTCAAGACGGGTGTGGAGGCCGAGTTCTTCCTGATCACGGCGGACGGCGAACAGATCTCCGACAAATACGATACGGCCGACAAGCCCTGCTACGACCAGCAGGCGGTCATGCGCCGCTATGACGTCATCACCGAGATCTGCGACTACATGCTGGAACTCGGCTGGGGCCCGTACCAGAACGACCACGAGGATGCCAACGGCCAGTTCGAGATGAACTGGGAGTTCGACGACGCGCTCATCACCGCCGACAAGCATTCCTTCTTCAAGTTCATGGTCAAATCCGTTGCAGAAAAGCACGGGCTGCGCGCTACGTTCATGCCCAAGCCCTTCAAGGGCCTGACCGGCAACGGCTGCCATTGCCACATCTCGGTCTGGGATACCGACGGCAAGACCAACGTCTTTGCCGACAAGAGCATGGATTTCGGGCTATCGTCCGAGGGCCGCCAGTTTCTCGGCGGTATCATGAAGCATGCCTCGGCGCTGGCGGCGATCACCAATCCGACCGTGAATTCCTACAAGCGCATCAATGCGCCGCGCACGACCTCCGGCGCCACCTGGTCGCCGAACACGGTGACATGGACCGGCAACAACCGCACCCACATGGTGCGCGTACCCGGGCCGGGTCGCTTCGAGCTGCGGCTGCCCGATGGCGCGGTCAATCCGTACCTGCTGCAGGCGGTAATCATCGCTGCCGGCCTCGACGGGCTCAACACCAATGCCGATCCCGGCAGGCATTACGACATCGACATGTATGCCGAAGGCCATCTCGTGAAGGACGCGCCGCGCCTGCCGCTGAACCTTCTCGATGCCTTGCGCGAATACGACAAGGACGAGGGACTGAAGCAGGCGATGGGCCTCGAATTCTCCGCCGCCTTTGTCAAGCTCAAGCACCAGGAATGGAATAGCTATGCCTCGCACTTCACGCAGTGGGAGCGCGATACGACGCTGGACATCTAG
- a CDS encoding OsmC family protein gives MAVYTATILWERGAAEPFTDNRYGRGHFWSFDGGVSVRASSSPHVVPRYSDPSGVDPEEAFIASLSSCHMLTFLYLVAKRGFVVNRYEDVAEGVMAKNESGRMWVAKVVLRPRIVWEGNGPDAKAAAELHHLAHDECFIANSVRTEVACEPVD, from the coding sequence ATGGCCGTCTATACTGCGACCATCTTGTGGGAGCGGGGCGCGGCAGAGCCGTTCACCGACAATCGCTATGGTCGCGGACATTTCTGGTCGTTCGACGGCGGCGTCAGCGTTCGCGCCTCGTCCTCGCCGCACGTGGTACCGCGCTACTCGGATCCATCCGGCGTCGATCCGGAGGAAGCCTTTATTGCCAGCCTTTCGTCCTGCCATATGCTGACGTTTCTCTACCTCGTGGCCAAGCGCGGCTTCGTGGTCAACCGCTACGAAGATGTCGCCGAAGGCGTGATGGCAAAGAACGAGAGCGGTCGCATGTGGGTCGCCAAAGTCGTGCTGCGTCCGCGCATTGTCTGGGAGGGCAATGGTCCGGACGCGAAGGCGGCTGCCGAACTGCATCACCTGGCCCATGACGAATGCTTTATCGCGAATTCGGTGCGCACGGAAGTGGCCTGCGAACCCGTAGACTGA